The Desmonostoc muscorum LEGE 12446 genome includes a region encoding these proteins:
- a CDS encoding SPFH domain-containing protein: MEQLFLLIFLALGGGAVAGTVKVVNQGNEALVERLGSYNKKLEPGLNFVIPFLDKIVYQETIREKVLDIPPQKCITRDNVGIEVDAVFYWRIVDMEKAWYKVENLQSAMVNMVLTQIRSEMGQLELDQTFTARSQINELLLRDLDIATDPWGVKVTRVELRDIIPSQAVRESMELQMSAERRRRAAILNSEGEREAAVNTARGKAEAQILDAEARQKATILQAEAQQKTIVLQAQAERQQQVLKAQATAEAMQIITNTLKSEANAQQALQFLLAQNYLEMGTKIGSSDSSKVMFMDPRSIPATLEGMRSIVTDATNGNSNPLFGGEISTGNNRPG, translated from the coding sequence ATGGAACAGTTATTTTTACTAATCTTTTTAGCCCTTGGTGGTGGTGCCGTGGCAGGAACTGTGAAAGTCGTCAACCAAGGCAATGAAGCTTTGGTGGAAAGATTGGGTAGCTATAACAAAAAGCTAGAACCAGGTTTGAACTTTGTAATTCCTTTCCTAGATAAAATCGTTTATCAAGAAACCATCCGCGAAAAAGTCTTAGATATTCCTCCCCAAAAATGCATCACCCGCGACAACGTTGGCATTGAGGTAGATGCAGTGTTTTACTGGCGGATTGTAGATATGGAAAAAGCCTGGTATAAAGTAGAAAATCTCCAGTCAGCAATGGTAAACATGGTGCTGACTCAAATTCGCTCGGAAATGGGGCAATTAGAGTTAGATCAAACCTTTACTGCACGTTCCCAAATCAATGAACTTTTGTTAAGAGATTTGGACATTGCTACAGATCCTTGGGGGGTAAAAGTGACGCGGGTAGAACTGCGAGATATTATTCCTTCTCAAGCGGTGCGGGAATCAATGGAATTGCAAATGTCGGCAGAACGGCGCAGACGAGCAGCAATTCTGAATTCTGAGGGTGAACGCGAAGCTGCCGTCAATACTGCCAGAGGTAAAGCCGAGGCACAAATTTTAGATGCCGAAGCTCGTCAAAAAGCGACAATTCTGCAAGCAGAAGCGCAACAAAAAACCATTGTCTTGCAAGCCCAAGCTGAACGTCAGCAACAAGTTCTCAAAGCCCAAGCAACCGCTGAGGCAATGCAGATTATTACCAATACTCTCAAATCTGAAGCAAACGCACAACAAGCCTTGCAGTTTTTACTCGCCCAAAATTATCTAGAAATGGGTACAAAGATTGGCAGCAGCGACAGCAGCAAGGTGATGTTTATGGACCCGCGCAGTATTCCCGCGACTCTAGAAGGGATGCGTTCCATTGTTACGGACGCTACTAATGGAAACTCTAACCCCTTGTTTGGTGGGGAAATATCGACGGGGAATAATCGGCCTGGGTGA
- a CDS encoding NfeD family protein, whose translation MPSFTLIWLLAGAVLCLMELFLPSAFVAFMMGISAFVVALLSGVGLTSLWLQIVVWLLLSTTLILLSRRFLQPRRRKSKIQDAVTAETLTEIPPGKTGRVLYEGNSWQARCDDDKFSIAPNQRVYVVRREGTTLIVIPENLLSS comes from the coding sequence ATGCCAAGTTTTACTTTAATTTGGCTTCTTGCAGGAGCAGTTCTCTGTTTAATGGAACTGTTCTTACCATCGGCCTTCGTCGCCTTCATGATGGGAATTAGCGCTTTTGTCGTGGCGCTGCTGTCTGGAGTCGGTTTGACAAGTTTATGGTTGCAAATTGTGGTTTGGCTGTTACTTTCCACAACACTAATTCTGCTTTCCCGTCGCTTTTTGCAACCGCGACGACGCAAGTCAAAAATTCAAGATGCAGTCACAGCTGAAACCCTCACAGAAATCCCACCTGGTAAAACAGGGCGAGTGCTGTACGAGGGAAATTCTTGGCAAGCACGATGTGACGATGACAAGTTCAGCATAGCGCCCAATCAAAGAGTTTATGTCGTCAGGAGAGAAGGCACCACTTTAATTGTGATACCAGAAAATTTGTTGAGTTCTTAA
- a CDS encoding PP2C family protein-serine/threonine phosphatase — MIFTQPIIYCINPNCHNPINSEENAVCASCQTPLVHRYLWAVGSLSAKVTPGTKVANRYEVIRHQVWLDTQPGLPPDVPEELPKAVIPYLRLYQERLHLPQAYGFARRVEEDAGDILLLENVPIDETGHIYPTIAQAWEQATAVRQVYWLWQILQLWTPLSELGLARSLLVQDNLRVQGWCVRLLELVETFHETVETFHETSLQNLGQCWQPWVTSAQTSIAKRLQNIVQQMCETEVELDVIVTQLNNLLLASAAELPLSLKVAGSTDVGLVMTQNEDSCYPNAFSDLDDRLIPHLSIVCDGIGGHEGGEVASRLAVESVKLQIRVLLAEVAAQSQLVSPELLQEQLEASLRVVNNVISARNNEQKRQGRERMATTIVMAVQVPQRIQTISGWQSNNGHELYLANVGDSRAYWITPNYCQLLTIDDDVVTREVRFAKSLYRKALLRPDATALTQALGTRDAESLRLRIQRFIVEEDGILLLCSDGLSDRNWVEQSWQDYAKPVFTGEVTVEDAVRNWINLANEKNGRDNISVVLTYCRVSPEYLAVVTPTPPVEIIEAEIEEPEEQEELQEQEEQPISFTESSQALLDLEIPEEPVTSLEIAPTLIEKPKLRKRLVMLGGVLALLAGGTSLGLFAWWQINPQGFEQVCRQLPSRVQQVCPGGK, encoded by the coding sequence ATGATTTTTACTCAACCGATAATTTATTGTATAAATCCAAACTGTCATAACCCCATTAATTCTGAGGAAAATGCTGTTTGTGCCAGTTGTCAAACTCCCCTAGTTCATCGCTATCTCTGGGCTGTAGGCTCGTTGTCTGCCAAAGTGACACCGGGCACTAAGGTAGCAAATAGATATGAGGTAATTAGACACCAAGTTTGGCTGGATACTCAACCAGGACTACCGCCAGATGTACCTGAGGAATTGCCAAAAGCAGTAATTCCTTATTTACGGTTATATCAAGAACGGTTACATTTACCCCAGGCTTATGGGTTTGCTCGTCGCGTTGAGGAGGATGCAGGTGATATCCTCTTATTGGAAAATGTGCCGATAGATGAAACAGGGCATATTTACCCAACTATTGCCCAGGCGTGGGAGCAAGCAACGGCGGTACGACAAGTTTATTGGCTGTGGCAAATTCTCCAACTTTGGACACCTTTATCAGAATTGGGACTTGCCCGCAGTTTATTGGTGCAAGATAATTTGAGAGTCCAAGGTTGGTGTGTGCGACTCTTGGAACTGGTAGAGACGTTTCATGAAACTGTAGAGACGTTTCATGAAACGTCTCTACAAAATTTAGGACAGTGTTGGCAGCCTTGGGTAACATCTGCACAAACATCCATAGCCAAACGGTTGCAGAATATAGTCCAGCAGATGTGTGAAACTGAGGTAGAGTTAGATGTTATTGTTACTCAACTCAATAATTTACTACTAGCATCTGCGGCAGAGTTGCCTTTAAGTCTCAAGGTGGCAGGCTCCACAGATGTTGGCTTAGTAATGACGCAAAATGAAGATAGTTGTTATCCTAATGCTTTTAGTGACTTAGACGATCGCTTGATACCCCACTTATCGATTGTTTGCGATGGTATTGGCGGACATGAAGGCGGTGAAGTTGCTAGCCGGTTAGCAGTGGAGTCTGTGAAGTTGCAAATTCGCGTTTTGTTAGCGGAGGTTGCAGCACAAAGTCAACTTGTATCACCAGAGTTGTTGCAAGAACAACTAGAAGCAAGCTTGCGGGTGGTGAATAATGTGATTTCAGCCCGCAATAATGAGCAAAAACGCCAAGGTAGAGAACGCATGGCGACAACTATTGTCATGGCTGTGCAAGTTCCCCAACGAATTCAGACTATCTCTGGTTGGCAATCAAACAATGGCCATGAATTATACTTAGCTAATGTTGGCGATAGTCGTGCTTATTGGATTACTCCTAACTATTGTCAGCTATTAACAATAGATGATGATGTAGTGACACGGGAAGTACGTTTCGCTAAAAGCTTGTATCGAAAAGCACTTTTAAGACCAGATGCTACTGCCCTAACTCAAGCTTTGGGGACAAGAGATGCAGAATCTTTGCGTTTGAGGATTCAGCGTTTCATTGTGGAAGAAGATGGTATATTGCTGTTGTGTTCTGATGGTTTAAGCGATCGCAACTGGGTAGAACAATCTTGGCAAGATTATGCCAAACCTGTGTTCACGGGTGAAGTCACAGTTGAAGATGCTGTCCGCAATTGGATTAATCTGGCAAACGAGAAAAATGGGCGTGATAATATTTCGGTTGTTCTCACTTATTGCCGTGTTTCCCCAGAATATTTAGCAGTTGTTACTCCCACGCCGCCAGTAGAAATTATAGAAGCAGAAATAGAAGAACCAGAGGAACAAGAAGAATTACAGGAACAAGAAGAACAACCAATTTCCTTTACAGAAAGTTCCCAAGCATTACTAGATTTAGAGATTCCAGAGGAACCAGTTACATCCCTAGAAATCGCACCAACTTTAATCGAAAAACCTAAGTTGCGTAAACGCTTGGTAATGCTGGGGGGAGTGTTGGCATTGCTTGCAGGGGGTACAAGTTTGGGATTATTTGCTTGGTGGCAAATTAATCCTCAAGGATTTGAGCAAGTATGCCGGCAACTGCCTTCAAGGGTACAGCAAGTGTGTCCCGGTGGGAAGTAG
- a CDS encoding calcium-binding protein, whose protein sequence is MGTYNGDNNNNTFLGINGESWILNGQGGDDYLAGAEKNDVINGGTGNDNLLGGAGNDVIDGGAGNDNLYGNEGDDTLIDTDGYVDGGAGNDTLVANYSQLNNGAGVDVGFNGQNAIFSRLTGNPVLNYTSIEKFNVTGSQYADVLRGAAGSDSLYGGGGNDQIEGGAGFDYLYGDAGDDTVIDTDGSVDGGAGVDTLVANYSQLNNGAGIDVGYLGQSVIFSRLTGTGVLGYSNIEKFKITGTQYADVLRGGANSDSLYGGGGNDQIEGGAGFDYLYGEAGDDTVIDTDGSVDGGAGVDTLVANYSQLNNGAGIDVGYLGQSVIFSRLTGTGVLGYNNIEKFNIIGTQYADILRGGTNSDSLYGGGGNDQIEGRAGNDYLYGEAGDDTFIDSDGFVDGGAGVDTLIADYTDLNNGAGVDVRENGIFSRLNNNALLSHTGIEKFDITGTQYADILRGGAGNDSLKGGAGNDTLNGDAGNDSLKGGTGNDFINGGSGYDIVNYEGNYTDYTISFLNNGDLQVIDNVTANGNEGIDILTGVEFITAQGGNFAVLTGGAGNDVLTASNSWTFLFGGDGADNLTGGTGYDNLVGGNGNDSLVGGAGNDSLIGGAGSDILTGGAGADKFVFNSNLEGLDIIKDFSRVEGDKIQISKAGFGGITNFNNFSYNDATGALLFQGTQFATIENKPAGFAISTDIQLV, encoded by the coding sequence ATGGGAACATATAACGGCGACAACAACAATAACACCTTCCTGGGAATTAATGGTGAATCTTGGATACTCAACGGACAAGGCGGTGATGACTACCTAGCCGGTGCAGAAAAAAATGATGTAATTAATGGTGGAACTGGCAACGACAATTTGCTTGGCGGTGCTGGTAACGATGTAATTGATGGTGGTGCTGGCAACGACAACTTGTATGGTAATGAGGGCGATGATACTTTAATTGATACAGATGGTTATGTCGATGGTGGTGCAGGTAATGACACACTAGTAGCCAACTACAGTCAGTTGAACAACGGTGCTGGTGTAGATGTAGGATTCAACGGACAAAATGCCATCTTCAGCCGCCTGACTGGTAACCCAGTACTTAATTACACTAGTATTGAGAAATTCAACGTTACAGGCTCACAATACGCAGATGTCCTGCGTGGTGCTGCTGGCAGCGATAGTCTGTATGGTGGTGGTGGTAACGATCAAATTGAGGGTGGTGCTGGCTTTGATTATCTTTATGGTGACGCTGGTGATGATACTGTAATCGATACAGATGGTTCTGTAGATGGTGGTGCAGGTGTTGATACGCTAGTAGCCAACTACAGCCAGTTGAATAATGGTGCTGGTATAGATGTAGGATATTTGGGGCAAAGTGTGATCTTCAGTCGCCTCACTGGTACTGGCGTACTTGGTTATAGCAATATTGAAAAATTCAAAATCACAGGCACACAATACGCAGATGTCCTGCGTGGTGGTGCTAACAGCGATAGTCTGTATGGTGGTGGTGGTAACGATCAAATTGAGGGTGGTGCTGGCTTTGATTATCTTTATGGTGAGGCTGGTGATGATACTGTAATTGATACAGATGGTTCTGTAGATGGTGGTGCAGGTGTTGATACGCTAGTAGCCAACTACAGCCAGTTGAATAATGGTGCTGGTATAGATGTAGGATATTTGGGGCAAAGTGTGATCTTCAGTCGCCTCACTGGTACTGGCGTACTTGGTTATAACAATATTGAAAAATTTAATATCATAGGCACACAATACGCAGATATCCTGCGTGGTGGTACTAACAGCGATAGTTTGTATGGTGGTGGTGGTAACGATCAAATTGAAGGTCGCGCTGGCAATGATTATCTTTATGGTGAAGCTGGTGATGATACTTTTATTGATTCAGATGGTTTTGTAGATGGTGGTGCAGGTGTTGATACGCTAATAGCCGACTACACTGATTTGAATAATGGTGCTGGTGTAGATGTGAGAGAAAATGGCATCTTCAGCCGCCTGAATAATAATGCACTACTCAGTCACACTGGTATTGAAAAATTTGACATCACAGGCACACAATATGCAGATATCCTGCGTGGTGGTGCTGGTAATGATTCCCTCAAAGGCGGTGCTGGCAATGATACCCTCAATGGCGATGCTGGCAATGATTCCCTCAAAGGCGGTACTGGCAATGATTTCATCAACGGTGGTAGTGGCTATGATATCGTTAACTATGAAGGAAATTATACAGACTATACAATCTCTTTCCTAAACAATGGCGATTTACAGGTGATTGATAATGTCACTGCCAATGGTAACGAAGGTATCGACATCCTCACTGGTGTAGAGTTCATTACTGCACAAGGCGGAAATTTTGCAGTCCTCACGGGTGGTGCAGGCAATGATGTGTTAACAGCATCGAACTCCTGGACTTTCCTGTTCGGTGGTGACGGAGCCGATAACCTAACTGGTGGAACTGGCTACGATAACCTTGTTGGCGGCAATGGTAATGATAGTTTAGTAGGCGGTGCTGGCAATGATAGTTTAATAGGTGGTGCTGGCAGCGATATTCTCACTGGTGGTGCTGGTGCAGATAAATTTGTGTTCAACTCGAACCTAGAAGGCTTAGATATCATCAAAGACTTCAGTAGGGTTGAAGGTGACAAAATTCAGATTTCTAAAGCTGGTTTTGGTGGTATCACTAACTTCAACAATTTCAGCTACAACGATGCTACTGGTGCTTTGTTATTCCAAGGAACTCAATTCGCCACCATTGAGAATAAACCTGCTGGTTTTGCAATTAGCACAGACATCCAGCTTGTATAA
- a CDS encoding CHAT domain-containing protein has product MAKKQPRFWRKALTFVLCVLLGVSLTLTLELRQVIASSVQPLVAEEKIPEKSNLIQQARELYEAQRYAEAINIWQLALKAEKNPSSQAMVLNYLSLAYQQLGQWQQANETINSSLNLIQNSQQTTPQAKLILAQALNTQGSLQLAEGKTEQALNTWQQATTIYTAAGYTQGRIGSLINQAQAQQALGLYLQARKTLAEVEQTLENQPDEQLKTTGLRSLGNVFKSVGALADSRRVLQQSLQLLQNGGSKSQRELSATLLSLGNTAYAQDDTNTALAYYEQAANIVSASSMTQIQAQINQIQLLIATGQTKKAENLSLQLQSKFSNLSPSRSTIYSRINLAKSLIKLGTKENTASAKLLAIAIQEAQNLSDQQAESYALGYLGGLYEQTEQWSNAQDLTQQALQIAQAINAPHIAYQWQWQLGRILKAQGAIKPATSAYEVAFTTLKSLRSDLVAINSDIQFSFREAVEPVYREYVQLLLNPGESVEPNQEELKQARQVIESLQLAELDNFFRSACLQGQIVSIEQIQQSQAAVIYPIILPDRLEVILSLPQQGLRHYATKISQPELEEVTEQLRENLEKPFTTPEGKLLSAKVYDWLIRPVEAELAQSQVKTLVFVLDGALRNVAIAALYDGDRYLIEKYSIALTPGLELLGPRPLRQTKLKTLVAGLTEARHGFSSLPNVSDELKAIESEVPNEVLLNQTFTSSGLRKQIDSVPFSVVHLATHGQFSSNADETFVLAWDKPIKLNELKDLLRSREQTTPEPIELLVLSACETADGDKRAALGLAGVAIQAGARSTLASLWSLDDESSARLIGQFYKELATKQVTKAEALRQAQLSLLKDPDYRHPIHWAAYVLLGNWL; this is encoded by the coding sequence ATGGCAAAAAAACAGCCGAGATTTTGGCGTAAAGCTTTAACTTTTGTGCTTTGTGTGCTGTTAGGGGTAAGTCTAACTCTAACGCTGGAATTGAGGCAAGTTATCGCTTCTTCTGTTCAACCTCTGGTTGCAGAAGAGAAAATTCCAGAAAAATCAAATTTAATTCAACAAGCTAGAGAACTGTACGAAGCACAACGATATGCTGAAGCTATAAATATTTGGCAGTTGGCACTCAAAGCAGAAAAGAATCCATCGTCTCAAGCTATGGTGCTAAATTATCTCTCCTTGGCTTACCAACAGTTGGGACAATGGCAGCAAGCAAATGAGACAATTAACTCTAGCTTGAATTTAATCCAAAACTCCCAACAAACAACACCACAAGCAAAACTCATCCTTGCCCAAGCACTCAACACTCAAGGAAGTTTGCAATTAGCTGAAGGTAAAACAGAACAAGCTCTTAATACTTGGCAACAGGCAACTACCATCTATACCGCAGCAGGCTATACACAAGGCAGAATCGGCAGTTTAATTAATCAAGCTCAAGCCCAACAAGCTCTAGGGCTTTATCTCCAAGCTCGTAAAACCCTGGCAGAAGTAGAACAAACACTAGAGAATCAACCAGACGAACAGTTAAAAACTACAGGGTTACGTAGCCTGGGTAACGTTTTCAAATCAGTGGGCGCTTTGGCTGATTCTCGCAGAGTTTTGCAACAAAGTTTGCAATTGCTACAGAATGGCGGGAGTAAATCACAACGAGAATTAAGTGCCACCTTACTCAGCCTGGGTAACACAGCTTATGCCCAAGACGATACAAATACAGCATTGGCATACTACGAACAGGCTGCAAATATTGTCTCTGCAAGCAGCATGACGCAGATTCAAGCGCAAATCAATCAAATTCAACTATTAATAGCAACTGGACAAACGAAAAAAGCTGAGAATCTCTCGCTACAACTCCAGTCAAAGTTTAGTAATCTATCTCCCAGTCGCTCAACAATTTACTCTCGCATCAACCTTGCCAAAAGTTTGATCAAGCTGGGAACAAAAGAAAATACTGCATCTGCTAAACTACTGGCGATCGCAATTCAAGAAGCTCAAAACTTAAGTGACCAACAAGCAGAGTCTTATGCTTTGGGTTATCTAGGTGGACTTTATGAACAAACCGAGCAATGGTCAAATGCTCAAGATTTAACCCAGCAGGCTTTGCAAATAGCTCAAGCCATTAATGCTCCACATATTGCTTATCAATGGCAATGGCAATTAGGACGCATTTTAAAAGCCCAAGGAGCAATTAAGCCAGCAACATCAGCTTATGAAGTCGCTTTTACAACATTAAAATCTCTGCGTAGCGATTTAGTGGCGATTAACAGTGACATTCAATTTTCCTTCCGTGAAGCTGTAGAGCCTGTGTATCGTGAATATGTACAATTACTGTTAAATCCGGGTGAAAGTGTAGAACCCAATCAGGAAGAACTAAAACAAGCTCGTCAGGTAATTGAATCGCTACAATTAGCAGAACTTGATAACTTCTTTCGTTCAGCTTGTCTACAAGGACAGATAGTATCGATTGAGCAAATTCAACAATCACAAGCAGCAGTAATTTATCCCATCATTCTCCCAGACCGACTAGAGGTAATTCTGAGTTTACCTCAGCAGGGGCTACGCCACTATGCTACGAAAATAAGTCAACCTGAACTAGAAGAAGTCACAGAGCAACTCAGAGAAAATTTAGAAAAGCCCTTTACAACTCCTGAGGGAAAATTATTATCTGCAAAAGTTTACGACTGGTTAATTCGCCCTGTGGAAGCAGAACTGGCTCAAAGTCAGGTGAAAACATTAGTTTTCGTTTTGGATGGTGCTTTGCGAAATGTGGCGATCGCAGCGTTGTATGATGGCGATCGCTATTTAATAGAAAAATACAGCATTGCACTTACGCCTGGATTAGAGCTATTAGGGCCGCGTCCTTTGCGCCAAACCAAGCTAAAAACTTTGGTCGCTGGACTGACAGAAGCACGACATGGGTTTAGTTCCTTACCAAATGTCAGCGACGAATTAAAAGCAATTGAATCGGAAGTCCCTAACGAAGTTCTCCTGAATCAGACATTTACTAGTTCAGGCTTGCGAAAACAGATTGACTCAGTGCCTTTTTCTGTAGTGCATCTGGCAACTCATGGTCAATTTAGTTCCAATGCTGATGAAACCTTTGTGTTGGCTTGGGATAAACCGATTAAACTCAATGAATTAAAAGATTTGCTTCGCAGCAGAGAGCAAACTACACCTGAACCAATTGAATTACTCGTTCTCAGTGCTTGCGAAACTGCTGATGGAGATAAACGCGCTGCTTTAGGACTGGCTGGGGTAGCAATTCAAGCAGGCGCACGCAGTACCTTAGCTTCTCTTTGGAGCTTGGATGATGAATCTAGCGCCCGCCTCATCGGTCAATTTTATAAAGAATTGGCAACAAAGCAAGTCACAAAAGCAGAAGCACTGCGCCAAGCCCAACTTTCTCTGTTAAAAGACCCAGATTATCGGCATCCCATACATTGGGCAGCTTATGTGCTACTGGGAAATTGGTTGTAA